The Mesorhizobium sp. M3A.F.Ca.ET.080.04.2.1 genome contains the following window.
GATCGCGAAAGCCGCCGGCATTTCGCCCGACCTCATTCAGTCGCGCGACCCGCATGAAGTGGCGGCGGAGATCGGCACGGTGCTCAGAATGATCGTCGAGCAATTGTCGCTGCTGCTCAAGGCGCGCGCGGCTGCCAAGGTGCTCGCCAAGAGCCCGCATCGCACCATGATCGGCGCCGAGGACAACAACCCGCTGAAATTCGTGCCGGGAACCGATGACATATTGGAGATCATGTTCGCCAAGCGCAGGGCCGGCTATCTCGATGCCACGGACAGTGTCGAGGACGCATTCCGCGATCTGAAGACGCACGAGTTGGCCACCTATGCCGCCATGCAGGCGGCACTTTCCAGGTTGCTCGACGACCTGTCGCCCGAGGCGATCGCCCGTAAGCTTCCGCCGACGTCCTTCTCGTCCAAGAAAAGTCAGGCTTGGGATGCCTTGGTCGCTACCTGGCGGACCATGGAGGAGACGCATGAAAACGGCATGCTCGATGTCTTCCTGGCCTATTTCAGCGAAGCCTACGCCAAGGCCAGCAAGCACAAATAAGAAATTGCAATCAAGGCTCATGGCGGCGCAGATCCCGACGCTATGTGACGGGTATCACAGAAGAAACCCTGATCTTGCTTTCCGATTTCAATTAACCGCTTGGGCGATTAGGATGGCGCGCGGAAGCTTGCCTGGCGGGCAAAGCGGCGTGGCTTGGGGCGTGTGCAGCAATGTCATGTTTCGGCGAGATCAGCCTTTCCATCCGGCCCGCCGTCAGGCCATGGCATAAGGTTCGTCTCCATGCTCGCTGCTCGGCGGTGAACCGCCGATGAGTTCGAAGGACGATCCCTCCGCCGGCGCGGGCAAGACCGTCATTCGCGCTTCACGGCAACGGCCGCAATCGCCCGCGGCGCCTCAAAGCCGTCGCCCGGACAATACTGGACCTGCGCCGCCGGGCGCCAGGGAATCGACGGTCTTCGACCCTGGCCTCGGCCGGGAGATGCCGACCGGCTGGTCGTCCGGCACCGTCATCCAGCAAGGGGCCGCCTCAGAAGCGGCAGCAGCCGCAGCCGCGCCGAAGCTCCAGCAGGACATCCTGCTCGATGCCGCGGGTGGCGTGCAATATGGCGCGGCCAACCCAATCCTCGGCGCGGCAGCACCGCTGCTGATGCTGTTTGGCCAATTGCGGCTGATGCCGGTCGAGAGGCAGGCGGGTCTGCTCGCCGAACACATCGCCGAAGCGATCGAGGTGTTCGATCGGGAGTTGGCGAAAGCCGGCGTGGCTGAGGAAGAAGCACGGATCGCGCGATTTGCCCTTTGCGAAACCGCCGACGATCTGGTCGGCAACCTGCCATGGCCGAAGGACGCCGGCTGGAGCGGGCACAGCCTGGTGGCGCGGTTCTTCCACCGCAAGCCCACCGGCACGGGTTTCTACGAGGCGCTGAACAGTCTCCTGGGCAAACCGGAGGCGCATCAGGACCTGCTGGAACTGATGCATGCCTGCCTGTCGCTCGGCTTCGAAGGCCAGTATCGCGGGCGTGCCGGCGAACGCGACAATCTCGAGCGCGTGCGGCGCGATGTCTATGACACGATCCGTTATTTCCAACCGCTCGCCGACGACGACATCTCGCCGCACTGGCAAGGCATGGCGGCAACGATGTCCAAACCGTCCGCCCGGTTGCCGCCATGGGCCGTCGCGGCGGCCGCGGCGACGCTGGTGACGGCGGCATTCTTCGCTATGCGAATATTCATCACCGATGAAGGCGACGCGACTGCGCGCGAGTTGCTGGCGCTCAATCCATCGACGCCGGTCACGATCGAGCGCGCCAGCGTGGCGCCGCTGGCCGAGCCGGAAACAGCCGCTCCTCCTGCGGCTGCTCCTGCTCCTGCGCCTGTCCCTGCGCCCGTCGCGCTCACCCAGATCAGCCGCATCCGCGCCGCTCTGGCCAAGGACCTGGTGCGCGGCGGGCTGGCGGTGGGCACGCAGGGCAACTTCATCGTGGTGGAGATCAACAACGCCCTGATGTTCGAGGCCGGCAAGGCCGAGCTGAAGCCGGAGTTCCAAACCGTCGCGGCGGATATCGTCGCGGCCCTCGATGCCGAGCCTGGGCCGATCAGGATCGTCGGTCATACCGACAATGTGAAGCCGCGCAAATCGAGCGCCTTCAAGTCCAATTTCGACCTCTCGGTCGCCCGCGCGAAGGCGGTCGAAGCGATGATGGCGCCGGGCTTCAAGGATCCGTCGCGGATAACCGCCGACGGCAGGGGCGAGGACGAGCCGATCGCCGACAATGCGACGCCGGAAGGCCGCGCCTCGAACCGCCGCGTCGACGTGATGATCCTCAAGGAGGAGGCACTTTGAGCGCGGCCGGCCGGAAGCTCTCATGATGCGCTGGGTGCTGCGGATATTCAGCGTTCTCGCGCTGGCCGGTTTCACGGCGGCGGTCTGGTATGCCGGACCGCTGATCCGCTTTGCCGATAGCCGTCCGCTCGGGCCCGCCTGGCTGAGGGCTGCGATCATCGCTGTGAGCGTTGCTCTCCTCGCGCTTGTCTACGGCCTGGGCTTCTGGCGCAGGCACAAGGCGCAAAGGGCGCTCGAAACGGCGATCGTCCGCAGCGACGAACGCAGCGACGATGCGCAGGTGCTCGAGGCACGCATGAGCGAAGCCATCGCGACGCTCAAGCGGTCGAGCGGCAAGCGCAATTTCCTCTACGATATCCCCTGGTACATCGTCATCGGCCCGCCCGGCGCCGGCAAGACGACCGCGCTGGTCAAGTCCGGGCTGAATTTCCCACTCGCGGGCTCCGGCACTGCCCAGCCGGTGGCCGGCGTCGGCGGCACCCGCTCCTGCGACTGGTGGTTCACCGATGAGGCGGTGCTGATCGACACGGCCGGCCGCTATACGACACAGGATTCGGACGCCCAGCGCGACAAGGCGAGCTGGCTCGCTTTCCTCGCCCTGCTCAAGAGATACCGCACAAGGCAGCCGATCAACGGCGTCATCCTCGCCATCAGCATCGCCGACCTCATCGGCTTCGATGATCAGCAGCTCGACGCGCATATTGTCGAGATCCGCAGCCGGCTGCGCGAGCTCCACGAGACGCTGAAGATCCAGTTCCCGGTCTACCTGCTCTTCACCAAGGCGGACCTCATCGCCGGCTTCATGGACTATTTCGGCGATTGCGACGAGGCGCGCAGGCGCAAGGTGTGGGGCGCGACTTTCCAGACCACCGACCGCAACAGGAA
Protein-coding sequences here:
- the tagH gene encoding type VI secretion system-associated FHA domain protein TagH — encoded protein: MFISLQISNVDRLPRGTAASYAARDRSFEIGRENCDWTLADPDKIISGRHCEVRYQAGAFWLYDVSRNGTFINGSRQRMAGPHRLGHGDRLLIGRYVISVSIEQEGVTSGHSQTRAGSTQRELPPATGRPLELSNEPFFGQAEQRLSQRAPVSTSSALQPAPAPSPARPAEADGLLREIAKAAGISPDLIQSRDPHEVAAEIGTVLRMIVEQLSLLLKARAAAKVLAKSPHRTMIGAEDNNPLKFVPGTDDILEIMFAKRRAGYLDATDSVEDAFRDLKTHELATYAAMQAALSRLLDDLSPEAIARKLPPTSFSSKKSQAWDALVATWRTMEETHENGMLDVFLAYFSEAYAKASKHK
- the tssL gene encoding type VI secretion system protein TssL, long form, translated to MSSKDDPSAGAGKTVIRASRQRPQSPAAPQSRRPDNTGPAPPGARESTVFDPGLGREMPTGWSSGTVIQQGAASEAAAAAAAPKLQQDILLDAAGGVQYGAANPILGAAAPLLMLFGQLRLMPVERQAGLLAEHIAEAIEVFDRELAKAGVAEEEARIARFALCETADDLVGNLPWPKDAGWSGHSLVARFFHRKPTGTGFYEALNSLLGKPEAHQDLLELMHACLSLGFEGQYRGRAGERDNLERVRRDVYDTIRYFQPLADDDISPHWQGMAATMSKPSARLPPWAVAAAAATLVTAAFFAMRIFITDEGDATARELLALNPSTPVTIERASVAPLAEPETAAPPAAAPAPAPVPAPVALTQISRIRAALAKDLVRGGLAVGTQGNFIVVEINNALMFEAGKAELKPEFQTVAADIVAALDAEPGPIRIVGHTDNVKPRKSSAFKSNFDLSVARAKAVEAMMAPGFKDPSRITADGRGEDEPIADNATPEGRASNRRVDVMILKEEAL